The DNA region GGATCTGCAAGGAGCGGCAAAATGAAGCGTCTCCTCTTTTGCGTGACGCTGGCATTGCTGGCAGGTTGCACCAGCCAGAACAAATCTCAGGCGCCTCAATTTACACCTCAGCCCGCCGGGCTGGTGAAATTGCTGGAAGATGATACCGGCGGCACGTATGCCGACATGCGTACCGTTTCCAGTTACCAGGGTAATACGCAATTGCGCCGTTTTTATCTGATCAATAACTACATCGGCCCACGCCAAATGCAATCTAACCCGCCGGTTTATATTGCCAGCTCGTCAGTCATCAATGTCGTGAACTGTGAGACGAAACAGCGCGCACAGTTTGAACGTATCTACCTTTCTCAATACTGGGCGAAGGGAGATGTTATTGCGAAGCGTGCGCCAATTGGTCAGTGGGAGCCTTATCCGGAAGAGTCACTGCTTGGCATCATCGCCACCAGCGTCTGTCAGATTAAAGCCGCGACGTTAAAACCTGAACCACCCAGAGATACCCGTATCCCGCTTCTGGGGGATTTTAACTAAAACTTAGCGCTATCGCTGCGTATCGTAGCCATCCTGCATTACGCAGCGTAAATTATGACACCATACGGGGAACAAAGGACACAGAGGAAGAAAAGGATGAGATTGATTTTAAGGGATTTTTTCATCATAAATGGGACAGCTAAAATTGCGAGAATGCGGTATTTTATTTATAACTTGGTTATTCTCGTGATTGTATTCTCTCTGCCCTTTCTTCCGGAATTATTTAACGTCGAGTTCAACTTCAATTACTTCATATTCACAATGGCTTTCGTCGTCATTTTTTCTTTTATCTCCATCAACCTTTGCGCTAAAAGATTCAGAGATATAGGCATATCCACCCCCTATAATCTCGCCATTATTTACACATTTGTCGATCTTCTGTTTACCCTTAAATACAATAATTTTGCATGCGACGCTCTCTCGTACGCGGTGATGGCTTTAATTTGTATCATCCCCTCAGGATACATGAACAAAAGTACTGACTAAACCTCTCTTCTGGCTTGTGCTTTCAGCTTTTTCTAATTACCCGCATCATAAACTCGACTCTTCATGGACTCTGTGTAAGCTCGCGGGAAACTGTAACGTTGTGACCTGCCCCCACGATTAGATACAACACTCAGTTAGTAACGTCGGAATCTTCATTCTCAGAATGACCCTTTCTCCAGCCCGCTGCAAATTCAGACGGTGTCTGATAATTCAGCGTGGAGTGCGGGCGGCATTCGTTATAATCCTGCCGCCAGTCATTAATAATTTTCCTGGCATGAACGATATCGCTGAACCAGTGCTCATTCAAACATTCATCGCGAAATCGTCCGTTAAAGCTCTCAATAAATCCGTTCTGCGTTGGCTTGCCCGGCTGGATTAAGCGCAACTCAACACCATGCTCAAAGGCCCATTGATCCAGTGCACGGCAAGTGAACTCCGGCCCCTGGTCAGTTCTTATCGTCGCCGGATAGCCTCGAAACAGTGCAATGCTGTCCAGAATACGCGTGACCTGAACGCCTGAAATCCCAAAGGCAACAGTGACCGTCAGGCATTCCTTTGTGAAATCATCGACGCAGGTAAGACACTTGATCCTGCGACCGGTGGAAAGTGCGTCCATGACGAAATCCATCGACCAGGTCAGATTGGGCGCCGCCGGACGGAGCAGCGGCAGACGTTCTGTTGCCAGCCCTTTACGACGTCTTCTGCGTTTTACGCCCAGGCCACTGAGGTGATAAAGCCGGTACACGCGCTTATGATTAACATGAAGCCCTTCACGGCGCAGCAACTGCCAAATACGACGGTAGCCAAAACGCCTGCGCTCCAGTGCCAGCTCAGTGATGCGCCCTGATAAATGCGCATCAGCAGCCGGACGGTGAGCCTCATAGCGGCAGGTCGACAGGGATAAACCTGTAAGCCTGCAGGCACGACGTTGCGACAGACCGGTCGCATCACACATCAACATCACGGCTTCCCGCTTCTGGTCTGTCGTCAGTACTTTCGCCCAAGAGCCACCTGAAGCGCCTCTTTATCCAGCATGGCTTCGGCAAGCAGCTTCTTGAGTCTGGCGTTCTCTTCCTCAAGCGACTTCAGGCGCTTAACTTCAGGCACCTCCATACCGCCATACTTCTTACGCCAGATGTAAAACGTGGCATCGGAAATGGCATGCTTGCGGCAGAGTTCACGGGCGGGTACCCCAGCTTCGGCTTCGCGGAGAATACTGATGATCTGTTCGTCGGAAAAACGCTTCTTCATGGGGATGTCCTCATGTGGCTTATGAAGACATTACTAACATCGGGGTGTACTAATCAACGGGGAGCAGGTCAGTTGCGGCGATCTCGCATTGACGAGTTGGTGCCGATTGTGCTGACGTTTTCCGGCACGCAGGGACAGGCGATCAAAGAGGTCAGGACAAAATAAAAAGCGATTATGACTCTGTACAGGAGCAGAGCGGTATCTATGCCGGGAAAGGCGGCTTTGATGTCACCGTGGGAAATCATACCCAGTTAGATGGTGCAGTGATTGCATCCACCGCGACAGAAGACAAAAACTAACTGGATAGCCTCTGGGATTGCAAGTGGACTGGCGGGTAACAGCACAGAATCAGCAGGGACCGGTGCACAGACGGGTAAGAACGCAGCCGAAAATAACTCGCTCAGTGACTTAACCGAAGCCGCATCGCAGAGTAAGACACCTCGGCAAGTCACGAAAGAACGCGTTGAAGCAGAAAATGAGCGCTATAAGAAGGAAAACTGTGCCGGGATGAGCGCGGAAGCGTGCTCGGTGAAGACGTACACTCAGTGTCAGGAAGAACTGAAAGATATCCTGTCAACGGGCGCAGATTTTATGCCGGTGGTCGGGACCATCAAAAGCTGGCGTGTGCACCGGGAAAACCTCAACACGTTCTTCGGCTATCCACCGGATATCCGCAAAAGCTATCTACACCACGAATGCTATCGAATCGTTGAACAGTGTAATCCGTGCCGCGATTAAGAAACGCAAAGTGTTCCCGACCGGCGACTCGGTACGTAAGGTTATTTATCTGGCAATCAAGGACGCGTCAAAAAAATGGAGTATGCCGTTCCAGAACTGGCTGCTGGCAATGAGTCGTTTTATTATCGAGTTCGGTGACCGCCTGAGCGATCACCTTTAACGAGTGGGCAGTTACACAGAATTACGGACAGGCTCGATTAAGTTTAACATCTCCACCAATATCGGTTACCGTCCGTGTTCTTGCTCGCTATCTTTTTTCTGTTCTTTCGGGTAATCAACTTTTGATGCCATTATCCTGAATCCGGTTAAATGTGGTCCACAATTAATCCCGGCGATCTACCTATCTGCGGAGTTGTATTACCTGCGCCAGCATGACTGGCGCTAATTTCCTTCATGCCTCTCCGTTATTCCCCGGAAGATGATTTTTGATATACCTTTTTCCCCATCATACTAACCTCGTAATTACATTCACTTATATCCCATTCTGGCGCAGGTGTGTTTTTTCCGTCGGTAATATCCATTATCATAACCGGCTGTATATAATACCCACCAGTCAGAGTATAAGCCTCATATGAATGACCGGCTTTAGGGATAAAAGAACGATATGAAGAGTGAACCTGCTGACTATATGTACTCTGACTCGTGGTGCGGTATCCAATTTGAAGATATTGCTCTGATTGTATGCTATACTCCATAACATCTACCATTATTAATGGAGAGCCTTCTGGTGAAGATTTAATGCCTTCAACCTTTTTTGATTTTGTGGATTTGACACCAAGAATATTAACGCCGGTCACTAATGATTTAGAATCGACTTCCTGAAGACAATTTCCAACTTTCTTGAAAAATTTCAAAGACAAGGGGTCAACATTATTAGCAATTCTTATCTTCGCAGAGTCATTTCCTGCATAGTCAGAAAGTGGCGACAGTGAAATGACACAACCAGATAAAAGTAAAGAGCATGGTACTATGTATAGAGTTTTAGTTAGGTTTCGCATAAATAATTCCCTTATATGCATAATCGAGACCGGTTCTGGCATACAGTCTTGAAAGGTTCAGATTTACCGGTTTTGAGATGAGTTCGAATCCTTATATTAAATAATGAGAGAACTCTCATGTTTTATACTACCAATCCCATCATCAAACGCAAAGCCTGTTTGCCTAATCTGGCTGAAGAACTTACAAACGTATCCAGAGTCTGCCGAATCATTGGTTCTTCACGCTGGTACTGGCATAGCGACCGGCAACAGAATCTTCTGTTGGTCAATCCTCTTGAAATGAGACACTGATCAGCTTTGTCCATATCCGTTCCGCTTTGAAGTGGAAAACAATTGTCTACATACTTTTGTTTGTCAGCATTACTCTTAATTTCGAACATTATCGGATCAATATAAGTGATTAACGAAATGGTAATGAATGACACAGGTAACCAGTAAGTTCAACTTGCCAATACCATGTGATGACGGTGATGCCCACATTTCCCACCCTTTTAAGGAGTGGACTGAAAAGAAAAACAAGATCTGTCGATACCTCAAGGAGTTTATATGCTTTCTGCACGTTCTCTGCTTGTTGCTTCATTTTCTTTGCTCGCCACTGCCGCCGCAGCGCAAACACAGTTCGCCTGGGTGGGTACCTACAATCCTAATGGCGAAGGGCTATATCGTTTTTCAGTTGATCCACAAACTGGCGCACTCAGTGATAAAACGCTGGTCAGTACGTTGCCTAATGCCGCACAGCTTACCATCTCCGCAGACGGGAGGACGCTTTATGCTGCCAGTGAAGTTGAGAAAGGCGTCGTACAGGTATGGCGTATCAATGACAAAGGTGAACTAAGTGAGCTTAATCAGACAGCTTCTGGCGGTGCCGGACCTGTTTATCTTTCACTGACACCAGACGAGAAACACCTGTTGGTAGCGAACTATGTCAGTGGTTCGATTTCCGTATTGCCGGTTAAAGCGGATGGTAGTCTGGGTGAAGCAAGTGATAAATATCAGGATGAAGGTCCGGCTGGCGCAGAAAGGCCAGAGGGCGCCGTTGAAGGCAGTTTTGCCATCAGCGACCATAACGGTCCGCATGCTCATATGATTGCCGCAGACCCCAGCGGGAAATATGTTTATTCTACCGACCTGGGACTGGATCGCATCTATCAATACCGGTTTGACGCAACAAGCGGCAAACTCACGCCAAACAACCCGCCGTTTGTGTCTGCTTCTTCGGATGGTGCCGGCCCACGTCACTTTGTATTTACACCTAAAGGCGATGGACTGTGGCTGATTAACGAAGAGGCCTCCACGCTAACTTACTATCAGTTGAATACTGCCACTGGTACGTTGCGGGAGGGTAAAACAGTGTCAGCATTACCGGATGGCTATAAAGGCACAAGTTTTGCCGCTGGTCTGGTATTAAGCCAGGACGGGAAACAGTTGTATGTTGCCAACCGTTTGCACAACAGCATTGGCCACTTTACTGTGGCGGCTGACGGTGCACTGACACATCAGCAGGATATCTGGACGCGCGGCGACTATCCGCGCACCCTGACGCTTGATGCACAGGGCCGCTGGCTGTATGTGATGAACCAACGTAGCGACAATATTACTCGTTTTAGCGTATCGGCGAACGATGGCAAGTTAACCTTTGTGGAGGACTACACTGCGGTGGGTAGTCCATCACAAATGGTCATATCGTCAAAGCCATAAATCTCAGGGAGCAGATTTTTCTGGTTATTCATGCGAGATCGCGCATGAAGGAAGAATCCCCCTCCAGACTCACGTCTGGAGGGGGAATGCACTGTTGCAACTAGCGAATTTATCAAATAGGTGGATGTAATGGATAGAACAACTGTAATGGCGTATTTTTCTATCTATGGAGAAAAATTCGATACGGAGGATGTTACTATTCGCCTGGATATTTCTCCGACTGAAACCAAGGTGAAGGGAGTCATTCCTGAAGGAAAAAAACGGCCAAGTATTGAAACTAGTTGGAAAATTTGCACTAAGGAGGAGGTTTCATTAGATCTCAATGATCAACTTTATTATCTTGTTGATTTATTAGAGGACAAAGTAAAACTACTTTGTGACATTAAATCTTCACTGGATGTTAACTTTGTTTTCTCATTTATAGTGAAAATAGAAAATGGTGAGAAGCCAGCAATGCACTTTTCCTCAGATAGCTTGAATTTTATTAGTAGCATAGGAGCAGAGATCGATATAGACCTCTACATTTACAGCTAAACACACCATTTTTCGTGGGTTACCATATGATAGTGGTGCGGTAGACCAGTGTGCCACGGCAAAGTCGTAGCGTTTGTGGGCGTAAGCGGTTGTAAAAAAAGTAGATTGAACAACCGTGTTCATCACAACAGGTCACATCGGTGGCGTCAGCCCGGTGCCATTCGAAAAGACCTCGCCGTGTGGACAGAAACTGTCTACGGATGTGGGGTCAGTCAGTCCACAGAGCCTATTAACAAAAACAACTATGACAATGAGATATAAGTCCTCTTCTTTCGAGCCTTACCCCCTCACAAATTGCCTTTTCTCATGGCATCCGGCCCCTTCCCCCATTACAATCATCGTTTGTTTTTTTACGAGCTGCATAGCAGTCTTCAGAGGGTAGATATGACGATGAAAAACGACAAGGCATGGATTGGAGACCTGCTAGGCGGGCCGCTGATGAGCAGGGAAAGTCGAATCATCGCTGAGCTCATGCTTACCGCTCCCAATGAACAAACCTGGCAAGAGCAGATCGTGGGTCATAACATTCTCCAAGCTTCCTCTGCCAATACGGCGAAGCGCTATGCCACAACGATAAAACTACGCCTGAATACGCTTGATAAAGCGGCGTGGTCACTTATTGCGGATGGGAGTGAACGCGAGCGTCAGCAATTGCTGTTTGTAGCCTTGGTACTCCATTCACCGGTTGTTAAAGACTTCCTGGCTGAAGTGGTAAACGACCTGCGTAGACAGTTTAAAGAAAAGCTCCCTATGGATAGCTGGGATGAGTTTGTAACCAGCCATCTTCGCCAGCAGCCCGTACTCACCAGTTACTCAGATTCATCCATCAAAAAAATGGGTAACAACCTGGTCAAAGCGCTGGCTGAAGCGGGTTATCTGGATACGCCGCGCCGACGCAATCTACAGTCAGTCTTTCTTTTACCAGAAACCCAGGCAACCTTGCAGCGCCTCGGGCAACAAGAATTGGTTTCTATTCTGGAGGGGCAACGGTGATCGATCCCGTGCTTGAATACCGCCTGTCACAGGTTCAGAGCCGCATTAGCGAAGAGCGCTTTCTCAAAAACAACGGCTCAGGTAATGAGATTGGGTTCTGGATTTTTGATTATCCTGCTCAGAATGAGCTACAGGTACGTGAACACCTGAAGTATCTGTTGCGTAATCTGGAAAAAGACCACAAGTTCGTGCATCTCAATATCTTCCAGATCATTATCGACATGCTCACTGAACGTGGCCTATTAGAGCGCGTCTGTCAGCAGGAAGTTAAAATAGGTACAGAATCACTGAAGAAACAACTCGTTGGCTTATTGAATCAGAAAAAGATCGCGGATTACATAGCAAAAAAAGTCGATCTTCAGAATCAAGAATTTGTCATCCTGACAGGCATGGGTAATGCCTGGCCGCTGGTTCGTGGCCATGAGCTGATGAGCGCCTTGCAGGACGTGATGGGTTTTACCCCTCTGTTGATGTTTTATCCAGGAACCTATAGCGGACACGATCTCTCCCCATTGGCGGGCATTGATTCCCGAAATTATTATCGCGCCTTCAGGCTGGTACCCGAAAGCGGGCCTGCGGCGACATTGAATCCTCGTTAAAGAGCACAGCAATGAATATTGAACAGATCTTTGAGAAACGTCTGGACCGAAATATTAATGGCGTTGTGAAAGCCGAACAGACGGACGATGCCAGTGCCTGGATTGAGCTTGATGAATACGTCATCACCCGGGAACTGGAAGGACATCTTCGCCATTTCTTTGAATCTTATGTTCCGGCAACCGGCCCGGAGCGCATACGCATGGAAAACAAAATTGGCGTATGGGTTTCAGGGTTCTTTGGCTCAGGTAAATCACACTTTATCAAGATTCTGTCGTATCTATTGTCTAACCGCAAAGTCAGCCATAACGGTACAGAACGTAATGCATACTCCTTCTTTGAAGACAAAATCAAAGATGCTCTGTTCCTCGCTGATATCAACAAAGCGGTCCATCATCCGACGGAAGTGATTCTGTTCAATATTGATTCTCGTGCTAACGTCGATGACAAAGAAGACGCCATCCTTAAAGTCTTCCTGAAGGTGTTTAACGAACGGGTTGGCTACTGCGCTGATTTTCCGCACATCGCCCATCTGGAGCGCGAGCTGGCTAAACGCGGCCAATACGACGCATTTAAGACCGCATTCTCCACTATCACTGGTTCAAGCTGGGAAAAAGAGCGCGATTCCTACTATTTCATCAGCGATGAAATGGCAGAAGCCCTAAGCCAGGCCACCGGCCAAAGCATTGACGCCTCGCGTCAATGGGTGGAACAGCTGGATAAGAACTTCCCATTAGATATCAATAATTTTTGCCAGTGGGTCAAGGAGTGGCTGGATGAAAACGGCAAAAACATCCTCTTCATGGTGGATGAGGTCGGCCAGTTCATCGGTAAAAATACGCAGATGATGTTGAAGCTACAGACTATCACTGAAAACCTGGGTGTGATCTGCGGTGGACGCGCATGGGTTATTGTTACCTCCCAGGCAGATATCAATGCGGCTATTGGCGGCATGAGCAGCCGCGACGGACAAGATTTTTCTAAAATCCAGGGCCGTTTCTCTACCCGTCTACAGCTTTCCAGCTCCAACACTTCCGAAGTTATCCAAAAACGTCTGTTGGTGAAAACCGATGCTGCAAAACCCGCGCTGGCTAAAGTCTGGCAGGAAAAAGCCGACATTCTACGTAACCAGCTTGCCTTTGATCCCACAACAACAGCTTCTTTGCGCCCCTACACCAGTGAAGAAGAGTTTATTGATAACTATCCGTTTATCCCTTGGCATTACCAGATTCTGCAGAAGGTTTTTGAATCTATCCGTACCAAAGGTGCCGCCGGTAAACAGTTAGCTATGGGTGAGCGCTCACAGTTAGAAGCCTTCCAGACTGCGGCGCAGCAAATCGCTCCACAAGGACTGGATTCTCTGGTTCCCTTCTGGCGTTTTTATGCCGCGATTGAGAGCTTCCTCGAACCGGCCGTCAGCCGCACCATCACTCAGGCCTGTCAGAATGGCATTCTTGATGAGTTCGATGGCAACTTATTGAAAACGCTGTTTCTGATCCGCTATGTCGATGTGCTGAAAAGTACACTCGATAATCTGGTCACCCTTTCCATTGATAAAATCGATGCTGATAAAGTCGATCTGCGCCGTCGCGTTGAAACAAGCCTGAACAAGCTGGAACGGGAAATGTTGATTGCACGTGTCGAAGACAAGTACGTGTTCCTGACCAACGAAGAAAAAGAGATCGAGAACGAGATCCGCAATGTTGAAGTCGACTTCTCTGCGATCAACAAAAAACTGGCTTCGATCATCTTTGATGACATTCTGAAAAACCGCAAATATCGCTATCCGGCAAATAAGCAGGACTTCGACATCAGCCGCTTCCTGAACGGACACCCGTTAGACGGCGCAATGCTTAACGATCTGGTGGTAAAAATTCTTACCCCCAAAGATCCGACCTATACGTTCTATAACAGCGATGCCGCCTGCCGTCCTTATACTTCGGAAGGTGATGGCTGTATTTTGATTCGCCTCCCAGAGGAGGGGCGCACCTGGACCGACATTGATTTAGTCGTTCAGACCGAAAAATTCCTCAAGGACAACGCCGGACAACGCCCGGAACAGGCCAGCCTGCTTTCAGAAAAAGCCCGCGAGAACAGCGTTCGCGAAAAAATGCTGCGCGTCCAGCTAGAGTCGCTTATTGCCGAAGCAGACGTCTGGGCGATTGGCGAGCGTTTACCGAAGAAATCTTCGACGCCGTCCAGCATCGTGGATGAAGCCTGCCGCTATGTGATTGAAAACACGTTTGCCAAGCTAAAAATGCTGAAGCCGTTCAACGGCGATATCGCACGTGAAATCCATGCGCTGCTTACAGTAGAGAATGATACAGAGCTGGATCTAGGCGAGCTGGAGGAATCTAATCCTGAGGCGATGCGGGAAGTGGAAACCTGGGTCAGTATGAACATCGAGTACAATAAACCGGTCTATTTACGCGATGTCCTGAACCACTTTGCTCGTCGACCTTATGGATGGCCAGAAGAAGAAGTGAAGCTGTTGGTTGCTCGCCTGGCACGTAAAGGCAAATTCAGCTTTAGCCAGCAGAATAACAATATCGAGCGTAAGCAGGTGTGGGAACTGTTCAATAACAGTCGTCGCCACAGCGAGCTGCGTCTGCACAAAATTCGTCGTCACGACGAATCACAAATTCGCAAAGCCGCACAACTTATGGCGGATATTGCCCAACAGCCGTTTAGCGAACGTGAAGAACCCGCACTGGTCGAACATATCCGTCAGGTCTTCGACGACTGGAAGCAAGAGCTGAATGTCTTCAGAGCGAAAGCGGAAGGTGGAAACAATCCAAGCAAAAATGAGATTGACTCAGGTCTGCGTCTGCTGAATTCCATTCTTAGCGAAAAAGAAGAGTTTGCTCTGATTGAGAAGGTCACCACCCAGGCAAACGAATTGCTGGATTTCAGTGAAGATCGCGAAGATTTGGTCGATTTCTACCGCAAGCAGTTCTCCACCTGGCAAAAGCTGGGGGCTGCGCTGAACGGAAGCTTTAAATCCAACCGCAGCGCGCTGGAAAAAGACGCTGCGGCGGTAAAAGCGTTAGGTGAGCTGGAAAACATCTGGCAGATGCCGGAGCCTTACAAGCATCTGAATCGCATCACGCCGCTGATTGAACAGGTTCAGAACGTTAACCAGCAGTTAGTTGAACAGCACCGCCAGCACGCCCTGCAACGTATTGACGCCCGCATCGAAGAGAGTCGTCAACGCTTGCAGGAAGCGCATGCCACATCGGAGCTGCAAAACAGCGTTCTGCTGCCAATGCAAAAAGCCAGAAAGCGCGCTGAGGTCAGCCAGTCGATTCCGGAAATTCTGGCGGAACAGCAAGAGACGAAGGCGCTGCAAACGGATGCCGAGAAGAAGATTAACCAGTGGATTGACGAGCTGCGTAAAAAGCAAGAAGCCCAGCTGCGAGCAGCGAATGAAGCTACACGCGCTGCAGAATCACAACAGACCTATGTTGTGGCAGAAAAACCCGTTATCCAACCGGTACCGAAAAAAACGTATCTGGTGAATGTCGCCAGCGAGATGCGCAAAGCCACCGGTGGTGAAGTGCTGGAAACCGCTGAGCAGGTTGAAAAAGCGCTTGATACGCTTCGTGCTGCCCTGCTGGCAGCCATTGAGGCAGGTGACCGGATTCGTCTTCAGTAACCCCCATTTCAGGGCAGCGCTCTGCTGCCCTTTGCAGGATTTTCTATGAATACTAATAACATCAAAAAATACGCTCCACAGGCTCGTAATCAGTTCCGCGATGCGGTGATCCAGAAGCTAACCACGCTGGGGATTTCCGCCGATAAAAAAGGCAATCTGCAGATTGCAGATGCCGGGATCGTTGGCGAGACCGTGCGCTATGGTCAGTTCGACTACCCCAAGTCCACCCTCACCCGCCGCGATCGTCTGGTCAAACGCGCCCGCGAGCAGGGCTTTGACGTGCTGGTTGAGCACTGTGCCTACACCTGGTTCAACCGCTTATGTGCCATTCGCTATATGGAGATCCAGGGTTACCTTGACCACGGCTTCCGTATGCTCTCGCACCCGGATAACCCGACCGGTTTTGAAGTATTGGACCATGTGCCGGAAGTGGCAGAAGCCCTGCTGCCGGAGAAAAAGACACAGCTGGTCGAGATGAAGCTCTCTGGTAACCAGGACGAAACGCTATACCGTGAACTACTGCTAGCCCAGTGCCACGCCCTGCACCGCGCGATGCCGTTCCTGTTTGAAGCAGTCGATGATGAAGCTGAACTGCTGCTGCCAGATAACCTGACCCGTACTGACTCTATTCTGCGCGGTCTGGTAGACGGTATTCCGGAAGAAGATTGGCAAGAAGTTGAGGTTATCGGCTGGTTGTATCAGTTCTATATTTCTGAGAAAAAAGATGCCGTTATTGGCAAGGTGGTAAAGAGCGAAGATATTCCTGCCGCCACCCAGCTGTTCACCCCAAACTGGATTGTACAGTATCTGGTGCAGAACTCCGTCGGCCGCCAGTGGTTGCAGACCTACCCGGATTCCCCGCTGAAAGGCAAAATGGACTACTACATTGAGCCAGCTGAACAGACGCCAGAAGTACAGGCACAACTGGCAGTCATTACGCCTGCCAGCATTGAACCGGAAGGCATCAAGGTGCTCGACCCGGCCTGCGGCTCCGGGCATATTTTGATTGAAGCCTACAATGTACTTAAAAATATCTATGAAGAGCGTGGCTATCGCGCTCGCGATATTCCACAACTGATTCTGGAAAATAATATTTTTGGTCTCGATATAGACGACCGTGCCGCCCAGCTTTCCGGTTTTGCATTATTAATGATGGCTAGACAGGATGACCGCCGGATATTCACCCGCGACGTACGCCTGAATATTGTCTCCCTGCAGGAGAGCCTGCATCTGGATATTGCTAAGCTGTGGCAACAGCTGAACTTCCACCAGCAGAACCAGACCGGCAGCATGGGCGATATGTTTGCCGAAAATACCGCATTAACTCACACCGACAGCGCGGAATATCAGCTGCTGATGCGCACGCTGAAACGCTTTGTAAACGCCAAAACGCTGGGCTCACTGATTCAGGTCCCGCAGGAGGAAGAAGCGGAACTGAAGGCGTTTCTCGATGCACTATATTGCCTGGAACAAGAAGGAGATTTCCAGCAGAAGGCCGCAG from Citrobacter amalonaticus Y19 includes:
- a CDS encoding surface-adhesin E family protein, whose protein sequence is MKRLLFCVTLALLAGCTSQNKSQAPQFTPQPAGLVKLLEDDTGGTYADMRTVSSYQGNTQLRRFYLINNYIGPRQMQSNPPVYIASSSVINVVNCETKQRAQFERIYLSQYWAKGDVIAKRAPIGQWEPYPEESLLGIIATSVCQIKAATLKPEPPRDTRIPLLGDFN
- a CDS encoding IS3-like element ISSen4 family transposase (programmed frameshift); protein product: MKKRFSDEQIISILREAEAGVPARELCRKHAISDATFYIWRKKYGGMEVPEVKRLKSLEEENARLKKLLAEAMLDKEALQVALGRKLLTTDQKREAVMLMCDATGLSQRRACRLTGLSLSTCRYEAHRPAADAHLSGRITELALERRRFGYRRIWQLLRREGLHVNHKRVYRLYHLSGLGVKRRRRRKGLATERLPLLRPAAPNLTWSMDFVMDALSTGRRIKCLTCVDDFTKECLTVTVAFGISGVQVTRILDSIALFRGYPATIRTDQGPEFTCRALDQWAFEHGVELRLIQPGKPTQNGFIESFNGRFRDECLNEHWFSDIVHARKIINDWRQDYNECRPHSTLNYQTPSEFAAGWRKGHSENEDSDVTN
- a CDS encoding lactonase family protein; protein product: MLSARSLLVASFSLLATAAAAQTQFAWVGTYNPNGEGLYRFSVDPQTGALSDKTLVSTLPNAAQLTISADGRTLYAASEVEKGVVQVWRINDKGELSELNQTASGGAGPVYLSLTPDEKHLLVANYVSGSISVLPVKADGSLGEASDKYQDEGPAGAERPEGAVEGSFAISDHNGPHAHMIAADPSGKYVYSTDLGLDRIYQYRFDATSGKLTPNNPPFVSASSDGAGPRHFVFTPKGDGLWLINEEASTLTYYQLNTATGTLREGKTVSALPDGYKGTSFAAGLVLSQDGKQLYVANRLHNSIGHFTVAADGALTHQQDIWTRGDYPRTLTLDAQGRWLYVMNQRSDNITRFSVSANDGKLTFVEDYTAVGSPSQMVISSKP
- a CDS encoding DUF4279 domain-containing protein, which encodes MDRTTVMAYFSIYGEKFDTEDVTIRLDISPTETKVKGVIPEGKKRPSIETSWKICTKEEVSLDLNDQLYYLVDLLEDKVKLLCDIKSSLDVNFVFSFIVKIENGEKPAMHFSSDSLNFISSIGAEIDIDLYIYS
- a CDS encoding DUF1819 family protein, encoding MKNDKAWIGDLLGGPLMSRESRIIAELMLTAPNEQTWQEQIVGHNILQASSANTAKRYATTIKLRLNTLDKAAWSLIADGSERERQQLLFVALVLHSPVVKDFLAEVVNDLRRQFKEKLPMDSWDEFVTSHLRQQPVLTSYSDSSIKKMGNNLVKALAEAGYLDTPRRRNLQSVFLLPETQATLQRLGQQELVSILEGQR
- a CDS encoding DUF1788 domain-containing protein translates to MIDPVLEYRLSQVQSRISEERFLKNNGSGNEIGFWIFDYPAQNELQVREHLKYLLRNLEKDHKFVHLNIFQIIIDMLTERGLLERVCQQEVKIGTESLKKQLVGLLNQKKIADYIAKKVDLQNQEFVILTGMGNAWPLVRGHELMSALQDVMGFTPLLMFYPGTYSGHDLSPLAGIDSRNYYRAFRLVPESGPAATLNPR
- the brxC gene encoding BREX system P-loop protein BrxC, whose translation is MNIEQIFEKRLDRNINGVVKAEQTDDASAWIELDEYVITRELEGHLRHFFESYVPATGPERIRMENKIGVWVSGFFGSGKSHFIKILSYLLSNRKVSHNGTERNAYSFFEDKIKDALFLADINKAVHHPTEVILFNIDSRANVDDKEDAILKVFLKVFNERVGYCADFPHIAHLERELAKRGQYDAFKTAFSTITGSSWEKERDSYYFISDEMAEALSQATGQSIDASRQWVEQLDKNFPLDINNFCQWVKEWLDENGKNILFMVDEVGQFIGKNTQMMLKLQTITENLGVICGGRAWVIVTSQADINAAIGGMSSRDGQDFSKIQGRFSTRLQLSSSNTSEVIQKRLLVKTDAAKPALAKVWQEKADILRNQLAFDPTTTASLRPYTSEEEFIDNYPFIPWHYQILQKVFESIRTKGAAGKQLAMGERSQLEAFQTAAQQIAPQGLDSLVPFWRFYAAIESFLEPAVSRTITQACQNGILDEFDGNLLKTLFLIRYVDVLKSTLDNLVTLSIDKIDADKVDLRRRVETSLNKLEREMLIARVEDKYVFLTNEEKEIENEIRNVEVDFSAINKKLASIIFDDILKNRKYRYPANKQDFDISRFLNGHPLDGAMLNDLVVKILTPKDPTYTFYNSDAACRPYTSEGDGCILIRLPEEGRTWTDIDLVVQTEKFLKDNAGQRPEQASLLSEKARENSVREKMLRVQLESLIAEADVWAIGERLPKKSSTPSSIVDEACRYVIENTFAKLKMLKPFNGDIAREIHALLTVENDTELDLGELEESNPEAMREVETWVSMNIEYNKPVYLRDVLNHFARRPYGWPEEEVKLLVARLARKGKFSFSQQNNNIERKQVWELFNNSRRHSELRLHKIRRHDESQIRKAAQLMADIAQQPFSEREEPALVEHIRQVFDDWKQELNVFRAKAEGGNNPSKNEIDSGLRLLNSILSEKEEFALIEKVTTQANELLDFSEDREDLVDFYRKQFSTWQKLGAALNGSFKSNRSALEKDAAAVKALGELENIWQMPEPYKHLNRITPLIEQVQNVNQQLVEQHRQHALQRIDARIEESRQRLQEAHATSELQNSVLLPMQKARKRAEVSQSIPEILAEQQETKALQTDAEKKINQWIDELRKKQEAQLRAANEATRAAESQQTYVVAEKPVIQPVPKKTYLVNVASEMRKATGGEVLETAEQVEKALDTLRAALLAAIEAGDRIRLQ